CTTGTTGCCACGGGAAACGAAGTTGCCGCAGTAGGCACCACACCAGCGGAGAATCAGATTTATGATTCAACCAAAACCATTCTTGCCGCAGAATGCCAAGAGCTTGGTGCAAAAACTCTGGACTTGGGCGTTGCAAAAGACAACATGGAAGAAATAGTTGGCAAGATTGGGCAAGCGCTTAAGGCTGCGGATGCAGTTATCACGACTGGCGGAACCAGCGTGGGCGGTTTAGACTTGGTTCCTGACGCAGTGAATAGTCTTGGAAAACCCGGCGTTGTTGTTCATGGCGTTGCGCTGCGACCTGCAATGCCAACTGGAGTGGCTGTAGTTGACAATAAGCCGATTATGATTTTGTCGGGTAATCCTGTGGCGTCGGTTGTTGGTTTTGAGGTTTTTGGCAGACCCTTAATCAGTAAGTTGCTTGGGTTGAATTGTGAAGAGCCAAGACCAGTGTTGCAGGCGACTATGATTAAGAAGATTGCGGGTGTGCTGGGTAGGAAAACCTATGTATGCGTGAAAGTAGTTTGGAAGGACGGCGAGTTGGTGGCGATTCCAATTAGCGCTAAAGGTTCAGGAACCATAACTACGATGACCCAGAGCAGCGGGTTTGTAATTATTCCTGAGAACCGCGGAGGCTTAACCCAAGATGAAACAGTTACAGTTCACATGTTCGCAGACGTGGAGACAGAAAACAATGTTTAGAAAACTCATGACTCTTGAAGAAGCAAAAAAAGCAATTAACACTCAATTCACAGCTTTCCCACTTGGAGAAGAAGAAGCACCATTACTGGAAGCATACAATCGGGTACTAAAAGAAGACGTAACCTCCACAATGGATATTCCCTCCTTTAACCGCTCAATTGTAGATGGGTACGCCCTAAAAGCAGAAGAAACCAGCAGTGCAGACGAAAACACTCCAGTACAGCTCAAAATGGTGGGTTCAATTTTGGTGGGTGAACAGCCCAAAGTCGTGCTTGAGAAAGGGGAAGCAGTTGAAATAGTTACGGGTGCACCGATTCCTGAAGGTGCAGATGCAGTTGTCATGGTTGAGGACACTGAACGGGAAGGCGATGACTTACAAGTTTACGTTAGCCTAACCCCAAACGAGAACACCATGAAAAAAGGCGCTGATATAAAAAATGGCGAAGTCATCCTTAAAGCCGGCAAGATTTTGGGCGCTTCCGAGATTGGTGTGCTGGCAGCGTTGGGAAAAACCAGCGTGAAAGTCTCCAAAATGCCCATCGTAGCCGTGCTATCCACAGGCGCAGAAGTAACAGAGTTGGGAAAACCTTTGCTTCCAGGAAAAATCTATGACATCAACGCATACAGCATCAGCACAGCAATCATTGAGTGTGGAGCTAAACCTGTGTACTTTGGCGTGGTTGGCGATGATAAAGAAGCTTTGGCTAAGACGCTTAGATGTGCGTTGGATTCTGCGGATATTGTGATTACTACTGGCGGGGTTTCGGTTGGACCCAAAGATTACACGCCTCAAATTGTGGATGCTCTGGGAAAACCAGGATTAATCGTGTATGGTGTTGCCGTTAAACCTGGAAAACCTGTTTCAGTTGCGTTCGCGGAGAAGAAACCGATTTTTTCTCTACCGGGACAGCCTGTGGCGGCGTTGTTGATGTTTTATTTGCTTGCTAAACCTATAGTGCAGGAGTTAGCTGGTAGACCTGTAACGGAGTTGAAAACTGTTAAGGCGTTTGCTGGCGCACGTATGTTTAGTGCTAAGGGTAGGCGGACGTTTGTGATGGCGAAGCTTTTGTGGGATAAGGATTGCCGTTTGATTGCAGAACCCGTTGAAAGTGGCGCAAGTGGAGCCATAACCAGTCTGGCTAAGGCTGATGGGTTTGTGGAGATTCATGAAAACATGCAGTTTGTGGATGTAGATCAAGCGGTGAATGTTAAGCTGTTTAGAGGCATCTAAGCTTTGGTGCCTTTAAACAGTCCAAGATAAATTGTGAATACCCACGTCAATATGGCATAGGCAACAAGTAAGCCTGCAACTACGTAATTGCCAAAGCCGCCGACAACCACTGTGTAAATTGAGAAAACCGATGCCGTTATAAAATACACGAAAATCAGCAGCATTGTTTCTTTTCTTTTCTTAAACAAAAAGTACCCCGTGACCACGCCTAAGATGCCAAGTAGGAGCACATGGGGGGCAAAACTTGTTAATGGGAAGAATACCAGCAGGATTATTCCGCCTATAAAGTAGAACATGTAGGATGCTAAGTCTATTCGGCTGGATTGGCTGATTATTGTTTTTAGTTTAGTTGACATTGCCATGCTGTTGCCCTCTTAACCCTTAAAGCATAAGGCCTGAACTAATAAATTTAATGTTCTATAATAGTATTTAGCCAATTATCACCCTACAAAAAGCAAAAGTTCATACAGAAACATCCCGCCAAAGCCGCAGTCAGCTAAATTAGTCAAATTCACGTTTTTTCCTATTAATTCTCAAAGCTTATTAGTGTCTAAAACCACTCATTTAAACCATCAATTTACTTAGTCTCGAAAATTCACCGTGGTAAAAGATGGCTAAAACAAAAATTGCGCTAATCAACCCACCCTTCATGGAAGGCTCTTTTCATCACCCGCTTCTTCTCCCCCTCGGTATAGCATATCTTGCCGCAGTTGCTGAAAAAGGCGGTCACGAAGTCAAAGTTATCGATTGCCCAGCAAATGGCTTAGACCAAACGCAACTCCAAAAAGAACTCGCCAGCTTTAACCCAGACATCGTGGGCATCACAGGCACCACCCCAACCATCAAATCCTCAATCCAATCAGCCAAAACCGCCAAAGAAGTCCTTCCAAACGCGCAAGTCCTCGTTGGAGGAGCACACGCCACCTTCATGGACAAGGAACTACTTGAGGAAGTACCAGCAATCGATGTTATTGTGCGAGGCGAAGGCGAAATGACACTGCTAGAATTGGCAGACACGGTGGATAAACTTGACCTCGCAAAAGTTGATGGTATCACTTATCGCAAAGACGACAAAATTGTGCAAAACAAAAAAAGGGCATTTATTCAGAATCTTGATGAAATGCCAAGACCCGCCTATCACCTGTTCCCACTGGACAAGTATCACATTTACGGCAAAACCTTCCTCCCCGTTATGAGCAGCCGCGGATGCCCATTCCAATGCGCGTTTTGCGTAACTAGCCAGAGTTTTGGCGCCCAATTCCGAGCCCGAAGTGCAACCAACGTGGTTGACGAAATTGAGTGACTCAAGAATACGTATGGCGCTGACGGCTTCACCTTCTACGATGATATCTTAACGCTTAATCGAGATCGTATCATCAGCATCTGTGACCAACTGGTGGAACGTAAAATCAACCTTCCATGGGGATGCCAAACTCGCGTTGACCAAGTTAACAAGGACATGTTGGGCAGGATGAAACGTGCCCGATGTGCTGAGGTTTCCTTTGGCGTTGAATCTGGCTGCCAAACCTTGTTGGATGCTTTTCACAAGCACACAGTGGTTGAACAAAATATTGCTGCTGTTAAGTTGGCTAAGAAGGAGGGTTTGTTTGTGGCGGTTTCTGCAATTGTTTCTTACCCCGGCGACACTATGGACATGGTTAAGCAAACGGTTGATTTGCTCAAGAAAATGGAGTCCGACGACGCGTACCTATGTATTGCTACGCCTTATCCAGGAACTGAGTTGCGTGCGACGATTGAGGCGAAGGACTGGAAAATCAGCAATGACTGGAACCTCTACGACACCATGAACCCCGTCTTTGAGAACCCCAACATAGACAATGAAGAAATCGCCCGTATCCGCAAAGACTTCTACAACCACCTATACTCAACCAAGTACATTCTGCGGCAACTTTGGAAGGGCAAAATAAAAGGCAACTACTACAGCCAAATGATGGCACGCTTCGCAATTGGCAGCATGTACTGGAAACTCAAAGGACACCACTAAACCGCTTATGCTCACTGTTTAGACAGAAAGTGGCTTTTCTGTTTTCTTTTTACGGTTGAACAGGTTTTTGAGTTTGCAAATGTCGGGTTTTGCGAACCAGCGGATTTTTATGGCGCCATGGTCGCAGGCGATGTAGCATTCCATGCATTTAGTGCATCGGTTAAGCATGGCATTTTCGTTTAGCAGATTTATCTGTGCGGGGCAAGACCGCATGCATTTGTAGTTGTCTATTTTACGGCAGACTCCACAGTAGTCGATGTGTCGGTCGGGGCAGTTTTCTGGGCAACGATTCATTATGCATTTTTCTGGGTCTCTTTTAGGTTTTATGAAGGGGTTCAAAGTGGATGTCAGATTTATTAGGGCGCCGACGGGGCATAGTTTGTTGCACCAGAACCTGCGCTCTTTGAGACTAACAAGAACCGCAATTACAGGGAAAATGAGCAGTTCAAGATAGAATGGTCCCGCATAGAATAGACCGCTATATTTTGGGGCAGAAACAACCTCTCCGCCAACTGCTTTTGTCGCGAATGTGGTTGCTTTATAATGGAATAAACCGCGGCTTGCAATCCCGATGGGACAAATTAAACAGAAAGCGTTAAAGCCCAATACCGAAGCAGCACCCACTGAACCAGCCAAAATTCCTGTGGCAACTACACCATTTTTGGTGAAGATTTTTGTGACGGGGCAAGTGACACAAAGTTTAGGGTTGACTTTTTTTGCTTCTGCTTCTTTTATGGCGTCTTTAAGGTTTTTGTCAACTATTTTGGCGCGTTTTGCTTCAATTTTTGGAAGGAACCGCTCGACAAATCGGTCAAAACTATCAACTATTGTGCCAACGGGGCATGCCCAACTGCAAAACATTGACCCAAGAATAACAATTATGACAAGAACTATTGCTAAGGAAATGATTGTGGGTGTTAGGAGTTCAACTTTTGTGGTTACAAGTGCCTGCATTGCACCTAATGGTTCCACAAGCCACAGTCCCGTGTCGGTGTTGCACCAGCCATCAAGCCAGATACTGCATGGTGATTGCCCAAGCGATAGGTAAATGGATGGTTGAACAGGCGGCATTATTGCACTTGTTACACCTGTATATGGTGTGGGAAAAAAGGGGCCATCAGGCACGTAATGCAGTGGAATAAGGAAGAGAAGCAGAAATACCAGTTTACTTGTCCATCTCAAATAGCGAATATACTTTTTGGGAAAGTGAACTTTGGGCACATGTCTCACGTTTAACGGGTGGTAAACAAGATAATTAATCTAGAAACCGTGCGTAGAAGATAAAAAGATATTGCAAATAACCAAAAAACAGCTTAATAGCACAAAAAAAGCAAAAATAGAAACTTCGTGATGGAACTACTGTTTTCGTATGCACTATCGTCTTTCTTTGTGTTACTGTATTGATACAGTCACAAATAGTAAAATATGTGGCGAAAATTTCTTTTTTAAAAGGTTTGGATAGAGAGGGCAATCGCGTGACAGATGGCAACAATTCAACAAGCGGAGAAGCCATGAGGGAGCAGGGAGTTTTTCTTTTAGGCTTATACCGAGCAGGATTAGGTTTACCCGAACGTGAATTATATAGGTACTTTTTGGATTATGCAGTGAAGCTTACTGAAAGCAAGATTGGCTTTTTTCACTTGCTGGAGGCTGACCAAAAAACCATCAAGCTTACCGCGTGGAACCAAGCAGTCGTGCGGAATTGTATAATCCCTAAAGAAACACATTATCCGATCGAGAAAGCAGGCAACTGGATAGACTGTGTCCGCCTCAAAAAGCCAATCATGTATAATAATTATGTAAATAGCCCTAATCAGAAAGGTTTGCCCAAAGGTCACGTTGGAATTGAGCGTATGCTCAGCATTCCAATAATTGAGGATAACGAAGTTTTTGCTATTTTTGGAGTGGGAAACAAAGAAAGCGATTATGAAAACAAAGACCTACAAAAGCTTGAGC
The window above is part of the Candidatus Bathyarchaeota archaeon genome. Proteins encoded here:
- a CDS encoding radical SAM protein, producing MERKINLPWGCQTRVDQVNKDMLGRMKRARCAEVSFGVESGCQTLLDAFHKHTVVEQNIAAVKLAKKEGLFVAVSAIVSYPGDTMDMVKQTVDLLKKMESDDAYLCIATPYPGTELRATIEAKDWKISNDWNLYDTMNPVFENPNIDNEEIARIRKDFYNHLYSTKYILRQLWKGKIKGNYYSQMMARFAIGSMYWKLKGHH
- a CDS encoding molybdopterin-binding protein, giving the protein MFRKLMTLEEAKKAINTQFTAFPLGEEEAPLLEAYNRVLKEDVTSTMDIPSFNRSIVDGYALKAEETSSADENTPVQLKMVGSILVGEQPKVVLEKGEAVEIVTGAPIPEGADAVVMVEDTEREGDDLQVYVSLTPNENTMKKGADIKNGEVILKAGKILGASEIGVLAALGKTSVKVSKMPIVAVLSTGAEVTELGKPLLPGKIYDINAYSISTAIIECGAKPVYFGVVGDDKEALAKTLRCALDSADIVITTGGVSVGPKDYTPQIVDALGKPGLIVYGVAVKPGKPVSVAFAEKKPIFSLPGQPVAALLMFYLLAKPIVQELAGRPVTELKTVKAFAGARMFSAKGRRTFVMAKLLWDKDCRLIAEPVESGASGAITSLAKADGFVEIHENMQFVDVDQAVNVKLFRGI
- a CDS encoding B12-binding domain-containing radical SAM protein, with the protein product MAKTKIALINPPFMEGSFHHPLLLPLGIAYLAAVAEKGGHEVKVIDCPANGLDQTQLQKELASFNPDIVGITGTTPTIKSSIQSAKTAKEVLPNAQVLVGGAHATFMDKELLEEVPAIDVIVRGEGEMTLLELADTVDKLDLAKVDGITYRKDDKIVQNKKRAFIQNLDEMPRPAYHLFPLDKYHIYGKTFLPVMSSRGCPFQCAFCVTSQSFGAQFRARSATNVVDEIE
- a CDS encoding 4Fe-4S binding protein, encoding MPKVHFPKKYIRYLRWTSKLVFLLLFLIPLHYVPDGPFFPTPYTGVTSAIMPPVQPSIYLSLGQSPCSIWLDGWCNTDTGLWLVEPLGAMQALVTTKVELLTPTIISLAIVLVIIVILGSMFCSWACPVGTIVDSFDRFVERFLPKIEAKRAKIVDKNLKDAIKEAEAKKVNPKLCVTCPVTKIFTKNGVVATGILAGSVGAASVLGFNAFCLICPIGIASRGLFHYKATTFATKAVGGEVVSAPKYSGLFYAGPFYLELLIFPVIAVLVSLKERRFWCNKLCPVGALINLTSTLNPFIKPKRDPEKCIMNRCPENCPDRHIDYCGVCRKIDNYKCMRSCPAQINLLNENAMLNRCTKCMECYIACDHGAIKIRWFAKPDICKLKNLFNRKKKTEKPLSV
- a CDS encoding molybdopterin molybdotransferase MoeA codes for the protein MVKLKGFQKLTPINQALTTWFDALQVQPRKTTMSLQDALGYVLAEDLVAPQDLPRFDKSAMDGYAVKSADLVAATQFKPVTLQLIRDGEVCEGQARQIWTGNPIPKGADSVVILENTTLEGDKLQVFSQIALGGNISRKGEDVAAGTVFLKAGFRLNPYHIGLASAFGFVQLPVFEKPTIALVATGNEVAAVGTTPAENQIYDSTKTILAAECQELGAKTLDLGVAKDNMEEIVGKIGQALKAADAVITTGGTSVGGLDLVPDAVNSLGKPGVVVHGVALRPAMPTGVAVVDNKPIMILSGNPVASVVGFEVFGRPLISKLLGLNCEEPRPVLQATMIKKIAGVLGRKTYVCVKVVWKDGELVAIPISAKGSGTITTMTQSSGFVIIPENRGGLTQDETVTVHMFADVETENNV